One part of the Mustela erminea isolate mMusErm1 chromosome 11, mMusErm1.Pri, whole genome shotgun sequence genome encodes these proteins:
- the IGFBP1 gene encoding insulin-like growth factor-binding protein 1 — MPELPAACVWPLLLLLAIQPGTTAGAPQPWHCAPCSAEKLALCPPVPDSCAEAAPPASCGCCPMCALPQGAACGVVTARCATGLSCRARPEEPRPLHALIRGQGVCGPSDPEADAKESSESSEITQEQLLENFHLMAPSEEDMPVLWNAVSNYKTMRSGYALDTDSDKLKEPCRRELHRILAQLAEEHQSPRHLNNFYLPNCNKNGFYHSRQCRTATDGQRGLCWCVYPWSGERIPGSVEVRGDPNCNQYFAVHS, encoded by the exons ATGCCTGAGCTCCCCGCTGCCTGCGTCTGGCCGCTTCTGCTCCTGCTGGCCATCCAGCCGGGCACGACGGCGGGCGCCCCCCAGCCATGGCACTGCGCGCCCTGCTCCGCGGAGAAGCTCGCGCTTTGCCCTCCCGTACCCGACTCGTGCGCTGAGGCCGCCCCACCCGCCAGCTGCGGCTGCTGCCCGATGTGCGCCCTGCCACAGGGCGCCGCCTGCGGGGTGGTCACTGCGCGCTGCGCCACGGGCCTCAGCTGCCGAGCGCGACCAGAGGAGCCCCGGCCGCTGCACGCGCTCATCCGCGGCCAAGGCGTCTGCGGGCCCAGCGATCCCGAAGCAG ATGCCAAGGAGTCGTCGGAGAGCTCTGAGATCACCCAGGAGCAGCTCCTAGAGAATTTCCATCTGATGGCGCCATCTGAGGAGGACATGCCCGTCCTCTGGAACGCAGTCAGTAACTACAAGACCATGAGGTCTGGGTATGCCTTGGACACAGACTCCGACAAGTTGAAG GAGCCGTGCCGGCGAGAGCTCCACAGGATACTGGCACAACTGGCCGAGGAACACCAGTCGCCCAGACACCTTAACAATTTCTACCTGCCCAACTGCAACAAGAACGGGTTCTATCACAGCAGACAG TGCCGGACCGCCACGGATGGCCAGCGGGGACTCTGCTGGTGTGTCTATCCCTGGAGCGGGGAGAGGATCCCAGGGTCTGTGGAGGTCAGAGGCGACCCCAACTGCAATCAGTATTTTGCCGTGCACAGCTGA